TAGCTACTATCCTCGCCACTCTCGCCACCTCCTACGGGCCTGTGAAGCCGCATACAGGGCACTTGTAGGGTCTGCTTAGAGACCTACAGGTGCTACAGCGCCATATGACGATCTTCCCGCAGTTTGGGCATGGGAACTTCACCGCTAGGTCGCCTGGAGGTATGGGTCTGTTGCACCAGAAGCATCTAGGCATCTCCGCTTCAGCCATCGACTCACCTTTCAGACAGGATGAAACCAATCTCCGATATAAACCTACCCCCTATAAGCGGGTTCTACCATCGTTCAGAAACGTCTCTTATCGAACATGAGTACGTGGGAATTCTTGAAATATATCAAACCTTA
This DNA window, taken from Candidatus Bathyarchaeota archaeon, encodes the following:
- a CDS encoding DUF1610 domain-containing protein → MAEAEMPRCFWCNRPIPPGDLAVKFPCPNCGKIVIWRCSTCRSLSRPYKCPVCGFTGP